The Bombus affinis isolate iyBomAffi1 chromosome 15, iyBomAffi1.2, whole genome shotgun sequence DNA segment GATaattaagttaaaaaatatataatctcTCTTTACTATTTCTGTCTCAAAATTGTTTTGGTAAACAAATATATAAGATaattaagttaaaaaatatataatctcTCTTTACTATTTCTGTATTTTCAGTCATGAATGATTGATTCATTGTTTAAACgatgttttaattaattaactattaaaacgaataaaataaaatcacaacATTGAATATATATGTGACGCCGTCTTGAGAAGAATAAACTAGTTGTGTGAAATTTTTATCACATATATATTTCAACATGTTTCAACGGTATGTACGTAACCTATTTTAACcggtattattaaaaaaatgttggTTTTCATGTATTAATGTAATTACAATTTGTTTTGtcattgtaatttttaatataatttcttttatgtGTATTTCAGTTGTAAAAATCTATGCTTAATATCAAACATACAATCAAGATATAAAAGTATATTATTAAAAACTGAAgcaaaagagagaagaaattcGTTATTTGAAGAGgagaagaaaagacaaagaagcACTGTGGGACGAATTGAAAAGATAGAAGTTAAATATCAATCATCTGTAGAAGACATAACACTTATAATGAACAAAAGTATATCAACCCCTATAGATTGTGCAAAACATATCTCTGAAGGTGTATCTAAAGTGTCTGCTCTTGCTATGGTCGATGGGTTACCGTGGGACATGAACAGACCTCTATTACAAAGTTGTGAATTAAAGCTTTTAAATTTGCTTAGCCCAGAAAACAAAATAGTAAATGCAGCCTTTTGGCGAACTTGTTCTTTTATTTTGGGTGCTGTTATAGATATGGCCTTTAAATCAGATATAACAGTTCACTTACACAGCTTTCCCATACCAGTCATAAAATCAGGTAGTTTTATATATGATGCGCATGTTGATTTGGCTGATTGGAAGCCTACAGATCAAGAAATGCGTGCCTTATCTGCTCAATATGTAAAGCTGATAAACAAGGAATTGCCTATAGATAGGATAGAGGTTTCAGAAAGTTTAGCGCTTGACATGTTCCAGGATAACCCTATTAAAATGTCACAAATACCAGAAATCGGAAACagtaacaataataaaattactttGTATAGAATCAATAATCATATAGATATTAGTAAAGGACCTATGTTAGGAAACAGTTCGTTGATAGGACGTTGTACAATTGCTGCTGTCCACAAAGTTTCAGAGCAGGAAAATCTGTATAGATTTCAAGGTGTAGCACTTCCCAAAGGAATTCTTTTAAACCAATATGCGTATGGCATATTGGAAAATCGCGCTAGAAAATTGAACACTACAACATGGTCGTCCTTATTCGAGGAAGATAACGAGGAGGCGAGTACCGAAATTGTTGATAGAAACTGACCTTAGTACGCCAAATATATAGTGTAAATAAAAATGCATACTTTCGGTACGAAtcttcgtaattacaataaaacacatttatacaaatattaatcATTGACATATATGTAGAGTACTTTATTATACCTCTTATCAATACCTACTATTAAATGTTgtacttgtatatatatatacgagtaTATAGCTAGTGTCTTAAAAATTAGTATAAGACGTATAATTATATAGTAtcaatgtatatatatgtatgtatatacacgtTTGTGTGTATGTATACATTTGTATGTGTATATGCGCATGTATGTTTACAGTACTTCATAGTACTAATAATACTTTAATATACAAATTGTGATAATTCACCAATTTTAACATACTCTTGGTAGAAGAGGTGTACATATATAAGTAGTGAGGTCATAAAAATAGTCAAGCTTGAACATACATTAATTTTGAATattgaaatagaaatttctaaggAATAAAAAATCTAAGGGGGTTAATAGaatagtataatataaatagtTAATATTAGGGAATTAatagaataatagaaaatcTAAGCGGAAATATGAAACTTAAATTAGCAACATAAGCTTATTAGgagtataaaatatcaaattagaCATATGTAGTTTTTTCTTTGCAGCTACAGGTTAATGTTCACtaatataattattactatGAAGTAGAAATAATTGCGAATCATTAATACAATGTAATTTTAATGCAAGGTTGTAGACAAAAATTTTAAATCAGTTTATAAATAATGTTTGTAATCTGAAATTTGGGAATTTCTATTTTAAGACTTTCTCAGACTAATTATGTATCTACATTCAGCCTAAATGTATACAGTCCTATATTTCTTCTATTAGATCAATTGATATGCTTATTTAATTAGTGACCTCAACTTATGTTTTAATTTATGATTTCACTATACATCTTCTACCATAAGTACACGTCGTGGACTATGCAATTCCCACACAAAATTACCGGGTAATCTATTAGCTATCGATGCTGGACACGTGACGTTCATTTGCAAGTAAAGTTGCTGATTCCTGCACACTTTCATCTCGTAAGTTTCGAACTCATCCGATCTTAATATCGATCTAACAGCAAGTGGAGCCAGGTCTGGCGTGCATTTCAGTTCGACTTCGATTATTAAATCGAAAGACGGTGGCCTCTGAACTTGTTGTTCCGTTTCAACTGTTAAATTCGTCGTGCTTACTGTCTGCATGAATTTGCTCTCATAAGCGTATTTGTTCATATTTCCATAGTAAAAGAAACGTCCACCGTATTCTCCGTATCCTGAGTAAGTGGAAGCTGGCGGAGGTCTTAACGGGAGTGTCAAAGGAATCTATAAAGAAAGAAACATCGTTAGAGTTATTTATTGATACATTGTTACAGTATGAATAGTATAATCAATAATGAATGTTAGTAATCTATATGTTACTACTTGATACTTAGAAAAATTTGGTATTGACCGGTAAAAAGAGTGCTATTTTTTAATACGAAAGACAAACTTTATTTTATTGATGAAAAGTAGGTAAAAATTATTCAATATTTACCAAGAATTTATCTCATCTTATTTACTTACTCCAATAATTCGTAAAAACTACTTCGATTTATTGCTAAAAAAGATAATTTTTTAAGAGATTGACCATGAATCTatcaatataatgttataatgtatCAATAATGTTGCCGAAGGAAATTGtttgtatatatattgttttatttttgttGTACATGTAAATGTCACCTGTAAGAGTAATTCGTGTTCGTAATGCAAGTTCTCGAAGAGGTGTTCGTTCACACTGCCTACTAGACGTCGTAATCGAAGATACATGAAACGTTGTTCGTCTCTCCAAGAATTCTCTTCAGCCTTTTTGGAAACATCTAGACTGGTGAACCAAGCGCGTTTCATTGTGTACTTCAATTTCATGCTGACAATTCTCCCGGTATCTCGTTTGTTAGTCAATACTTTGAAAAAGAGTACTTGTCGACCTTCTACGAGACAGTCCAGAACGTCTACGATCTTGCAGCCGGAAATCAGGGCCGATCtactaatattattttatcgcgTGATATTTTAAcacgtaaatatatatttattctaaaagataacgtatattaaaaaaattgttatatttaaaaaaaaaatctatacatatattaaaagaGATAGAGAGAAGCTTTCACTGAAATTAATAACAAAGATGAGAAATTTTTCAAGAAATCACTCGTATAGTTATAGATGATAACGGTGAAATTTCAGTTAAATTTTTCTTAACTTTCTCTGCAAATTTTTTCCACAACTTAATACATTACAAATAGACTGCTGAATTTAATGCATTTACGGGTGAATTTAAAGTTGCAAATATATACAGAATgcatgtaaaaatatatgaaaatgtCTAGAGTACAGTACTCTCTATGATATTCGGTATCAATACTAGATTTCATTTTCCTAATTATCTTCATAAAAGTATTGCACAAATATCCGCAGTCTGATCGTAATTTTTATAATCGGTACTCTTTTACGAAATGATTCACCTGTTCACCCTGCGTTCAGAGACTTTTTCAAAGAAGTTCATGAACCGTTTGCAGATGGCTATAAAAGAAGAGATAGTCGATTCTGCTGTACGAGGACTGATGATGGACGAGTGATACTTTGAAATTTGACTAAGTAGCTCGTTCAGGTTGTCGAGCAGACTACCAGCGTAGAAACAAAGCCTTGGAAATTTTTGTTGCTTCGTCGGAGGATGTGTATACCTCCAAGTGACGGCTCGTAGCATTTTGTACTGTGCTTTAATCAGCTCTAGAGCGTCTAAAGCTTTGCTACAGGCAAATAATTCAGCGTCCGTTTTTGTAGTTTTCATGACGTTCTCGTTGCGCTTTATTATACCATCCACCTTCGCGCAAGCCATCAGAAAGGCGGCATTTAAAACTGCTGCTGCAACCGTTGAGCAGTGTCTGATACAGACAAAAGTGAGTTTGAGTTATCTTCTTTTGTTGGAATATTTTACTCATAAAAAGCATGGAATATGCAAAAGGTGAGAGtcgtaattattatttttaacattatatgttattaGTTTTAAAAAAATGGGATggcatattttataaaaatttctctTCTTGACGCAGATaataaaaatctaaaattaAAGAAGATATTGATACAAAACGGtggtatttaaaaaaattacctAGAAACTAAACGGACGGAAGTGGCAACATCATGAAGAGGCAGTAACCGAAGAATCATCTCCAAAACTTCCGGCGGAAGCGTGTCCAATGCATAGCCGTGACAACTTTGTTCTGTTAACGTGGATATTTCTGATTCTTTCCGCGATCCCTGATATTGATCGcatcttataattggtattttcGGTCGCTTGTTCACGTTCATTTAAAATTAGAACATTAAAAAAGAATATAGAGTTAAAACAAATTTTCCCTTTGATGTCGATGCTACTTTGCGCTTCTTTgtgttccttttttctttcttttacgtCGTCAGCGATCTGTTAAACGATTAATCATATATTTTCTCGTTACAACATTACTCTTTTTTGCTAATTAAATGTTGCCTCTGggtaaaaattttataaaactggGAATGTcggacaagacgaaacaaaacAAACGATACGTGGCTATCGTTTGTAATCGAGTTCTTCTTTCgatattacaattttctacacAGGGTGTTTCAATCTTCGTATCATCTAACACAGTTTCCGCTTGTACAATGAAGAGGATAGCTGGGTAGTTGTGGTTATTGAAAATAAGAGATATTTCTTTTGCGATCAATTTATTAGATTATGTACAAGTTGTACGTCATTTTAAAGTCGAGATTGTCTTTGGTTTGTGTGTCGTTCcgataaatgaaaattgaaaataatatacaGCTCTGTCGATTATTAGACATCGACATATAGGATAGGAACTTAAAATTACTTAAATCATATGTAATCAATTATGTACTTTATAATTAAGCATAGCAATTTTTTTCGAGTATACAATAGTTGCAATTGTAGTTGCAGTTGTCACATTCACTGTACATCTTtgaatttttttaattgtaataaattgatGAGACTAAATGGAGATTAATAAGAGGTTTTTAATCTAAAGATGCCGTAAAACCTTATCTCACAATGAGCATcgctttaaaataatttaacaatCTCCTTATTATAAACAAACAGTGTCAGTTCTTCATCAGTTTCGCCACTAGAAACTTTCGTAAGAcctaatttaatttttcaaaccCTGTTTTCATTATTAATCCTCCGATTCATTCCATTCTATCCCattaataaaatcttctaaTCTTCTAATTTGTCTTATAGCCAAACCTCATATCATCAAGATTTTCAAtccaaattaaacaaaatttcttGAGATCCTCTATTCAAGATTTAAAATTAGAACAATTAAAAAGTCggcttaaaaattataaaattacaaaactaaaaattatacatttatttataaccATCTTCCGTTATTTCAGGGCAAAACTACATTGGGAACCTTAGACAGAGAAATCAACAGGCATCAGGAGCGTGAACTTTGCCTCATCCGCCGGTAATTCATCGGATGCACACGGACTGATGCTGTCCAAAAGCGTTTGAATCGCGTTCTGGTTAGTAGAGTGCTTCCTCTTAGTGTGTTCTCTCCTGTGCTTCAATTCTTTAAACGTTTTCCCGCATTGTTCGCAGACATAAGGTCGTGCTGCTTCGTGAGATCTCATGTGACCTTCGTAGTGACTCTTTCTGACAAATTTCTTGCCACACTGACCGCAGTCGAATTGAAAACGGCCCTCGTGAGCTGCCACGTGGGAGCTCAATGTCCATTTGGTCTTGAAAGTCTTGGAACAGTAGTCACATCTTATCTTGGACGCCGTATTCGAATTATTTTTCACTGGTTGCGCAATTCTTCGAGGATTCTTATTTAGAAGCAACATCTCTTCAAGCAAGAAGTCGTCTTCTTTTTCTGGTTGTTCCCTTTCACTCTTTTCTAACACTGTTTGAGCTTCCAACATGTTTGCTGTGTGTTGCTTCATATGCTCTTGTAATTCTTCCTCATCCCGGGAACATGTTCCACACAGAGCACACACATTCTTACCTAGAACCTGTTAGATATTGATGATACAAATGTCAAAGATGGATCTAATgtaatatacatacgtataagtAAAAGATAAGGTTGTCTAGGTAATGAGCTAATTGATCTATTAGTCGATAAAGTTAGATGGATAGGCAGTATTAGGGAAGTAGACGAATGTGAACTAGACTTGTTCCGAGATCTGGAAGCTATTTGGTTCTGTTGGAATATTGCTAATTGTATTATGCAAGAGAATCTAAGTGATTACTAAAAACTGTTGTattcattattttattgaaaatattcctaaacgaGAATTCTTCCATAAATCTGTATGTTGGCATCTACCTTGTCAGAATAGCAAATGATGTTATCCAAAGGGAGAGTCTGATTAATTTGTAGAAATtgtcatttattattatttcattattatttggaatattcgtaattacaaaattaagAATGAACCTGTATGCTGGAATCTATTTCGTCGAAGCAACAAATTTAAGAAGAGAATCTaattaattattagaaattacTAACATACCTTTTCATGGGAGCTCATGTGAGCTCTAAGCTTAATCTCACTAGTGTACTTCTTCTTGCAATGCAAACAAGAATAAGATTTACTCTCGCGTGATTCATCATTCCAAACCATATGTTGTCTATCAATTATTCCATTCGCTATATTCTCGTTACTTTCCTTCCGATTTTGTTTGCCGGCCATAGTGTAATTTTCATAATCGTGCAgcttttcttttctcatttcgtGACGAGCAATGTGTCGTTTCAGATCGTGTGCCCTCGAGAAGGCTCTCCCATACCTGGTGCAGCCAGGATAAGGACATCCTTTGGTTTTATCATTTCTTAGCCGAGAGTGAACATTATTGGACGACTGTTTGCCATCCTTGGTGTAATCTTTGCaagatttttcaattttctgacTGGTAACTGTGGCCAACTGAGCTGATAATGGAATTACAATAGAGATGGTTTCATTGGTTCCTGGATTCACTATGGGACCAACATGGATGGCTGGAGGCGTCGCCAGGGATATaccattttcattatttttactCATCATGATCTTTAGTAAAATTTCCCAGTTCTTGAATActaaaaaatacaaaagaaagaaaaggaacatTAATAGCTTGTTTTGTGTCATAGGAATTCCAATTGTAGGTCATTGGAGAAAACATGATATCATGGGATTGAtcgataatttaataaatttggaAGTACTTCCTTATAAAAAATAGGAGATGTGATATATTACGTTCCTCTCTTGTAATCTTTAATTATTACGAGAATCGTTTTTTGAGAGAGGAATGAAATGGAGTGAATAAAGAATTTAATCCTACGTTCATATTCAATATTCAACGAACCaatatcgtaaaaatctagtcccatgGGAATTCGAGAAAGCGTGAAACAGATAGTAAAAGACAAGTACTTGTGTTCTTCTgtttttaatttgtatatgcAACTCAAGGTAATTTAGATGTAGCATTTATATTATCGAATCATGCATGTACAGGGAGTTCCAATAATGATTACATTTTAACATCTTCACTATAAAATAAGGAATAAAAATAGGAAGAAAAATATTCTGATATTTTACAATGCAGATGACTTCTTGAACAACTTTAGGAAATTTATATCCATGGAGATCTTTTATAGCTTCCATAAACAGGTAAATGAAACCTTGTGAAAAAGCATTCTAACATATCGCAAAGTTCTCGGtaaataattttgttttaaaattttcaGTTTATCAAGAAATTTTGACGAGTGaccataaaataattttattaaataattaaataattttgctCGAATCTTTCCAGTTTGCCAAGAAATTTTGATGAATAGCTATAACTATTGAACCACCCTGTAGATGCATTATTCGCCATGGAAAGGTCTACTTCTCCAAATGAACTTTCCCTCGAACAATAGTATCGAACAAAGGTAACATAACAAAATCAGTAGCCATCTTGAATCGAGCAAATTCACCCTCTGTATTCCGAATGAAAGAAATTCGCAGTTACAAGTGACATTACATTCATTTATATTTCAGGGGACTACGAAACAGTTCTGGAAACGGGTTTTTACTTGGTTTGCAACCTTGCTCCGCTTTGATTCTTCGATCGCCTCCCTCTTTTATTCGACACGTCAGAGGCTGCCTCAATGATTCATCCACCTCACGCCTCTTCTACCCTCCCCTTGGAAAGGGCGAGTCGACACGCGACATCACGTATCATTTCTTTATCCACAAGTATTCAACGATAATTTCATTCactgttaaataatttttattatttatacatatacctatatGTAGAAGTACATATACAGTGGTTGTAAGAAGTATTTATACATCATTAATATATATCatactatataataaataaatactattatactatatattatagtatttattatagtattaaatatttattgcagCATTCACATGCTAATTAATTAGGCCCAAGTACGTTAAATCTCGTACTATTCGGTATTATTTTCACAtgactataaaaatttgatacCATGAAAGCAAAACGCATAGAATTTGGTAAAAAGACGCTTCATTAGAAAATAAGGGtatgttcaaataatttttgCAGCCACTATATATTCATGTATATATCTATTTCGCGTTATCACATATTTTTGTGTACGACGAATAAGCCGCGCAATTAATGATTCTTTCCTTTCGAGACTTTCTCGAGCAATTCGTTTTCTTAACAAGCACCCCACCCGGGTTTGCACCGGGTAAAAACGGACGACAATTTTTCGCGGATCGAAAGGAATTCTGACGAGAGACGAggtttctccctttctctccttATCCACCTCTCTTCACTACCACGAGAGCCTCTCTATACCTTGTGTACAACACACACGATCTTCGTGAACACGCGCGCGGTCGTGTGTTGCCGTGCGTTACAACGTGGATGACTCCTCCACGGCGTGGATGAAACGACTCACTCGACTTGCTCACTTTCCTCGCCGCGATGAAAGTGTGCTACTACTGATCAGGAACGCGCACTCTCCCTGTTCGTTTCACGGACGCGGTACCTCGCGCATGTCAACGTCTGTCTTGCTGATATATTATAGTTCGATGAGAGTATTGTCGTGATGTTATGCTGTTCTGTagattttcttcctctttttatttttcgttctgTTTTATTGGTGATTTCATGTTGATATTTGTTTTAGGCAAAAGGGGTGAATGATTAGAGAGCAAGAGCGTTTGAGTTTGattacatttaaatttaattaaacgtaaattaaatttaatttagatTGGAATTGCATTGTAAGTAGATAGAGCACGTTCGtatatttatgggaaatttgtaGATGCTGGAATATACAGAATgtacataatatgcaaaaatccACATGTTGGACGAAAGTATTGTCATAACTGCAACTTCTATagatcttctttcttttttagctGTTTCTTTAGTGGCGATTTGTCGTTAAGAAAGGAATAGCGTTTGGAttagattttaattaaattaagttaGATATGCATTTGGTTTAATTTAGATTTCAATTGAATTCTAACTAGATTGAGGATACCTTGGTATTTAGGAAAATTTTGAGAATGTTAGAAGATACGGTATATATTGATACGTACATAACAGGCAAAAATGTTCTGAGGAGGGTGGCTGAA contains these protein-coding regions:
- the LOC126924692 gene encoding uncharacterized protein LOC126924692, with protein sequence MILRLLPLHDVATSVRLVSRHCSTVAAAVLNAAFLMACAKVDGIIKRNENVMKTTKTDAELFACSKALDALELIKAQYKMLRAVTWRYTHPPTKQQKFPRLCFYAGSLLDNLNELLSQISKYHSSIISPRTAESTISSFIAICKRFMNFFEKVSERRVNRSALISGCKIVDVLDCLVEGRQVLFFKVLTNKRDTGRIVSMKLKYTMKRAWFTSLDVSKKAEENSWRDEQRFMYLRLRRLVGSVNEHLFENLHYEHELLLQIPLTLPLRPPPASTYSGYGEYGGRFFYYGNMNKYAYESKFMQTVSTTNLTVETEQQVQRPPSFDLIIEVELKCTPDLAPLAVRSILRSDEFETYEMKVCRNQQLYLQMNVTCPASIANRLPGNFVWELHSPRRVLMVEDV
- the LOC126924693 gene encoding zinc finger protein 567-like isoform X2, yielding MMSKNNENGISLATPPAIHVGPIVNPGTNETISIVIPLSAQLATVTSQKIEKSCKDYTKDGKQSSNNVHSRLRNDKTKGCPYPGCTRYGRAFSRAHDLKRHIARHEMRKEKLHDYENYTMAGKQNRKESNENIANGIIDRQHMVWNDESRESKSYSCLHCKKKYTSEIKLRAHMSSHEKVLGKNVCALCGTCSRDEEELQEHMKQHTANMLEAQTVLEKSEREQPEKEDDFLLEEMLLLNKNPRRIAQPVKNNSNTASKIRCDYCSKTFKTKWTLSSHVAAHEGRFQFDCGQCGKKFVRKSHYEGHMRSHEAARPYVCEQCGKTFKELKHRREHTKRKHSTNQNAIQTLLDSISPCASDELPADEAKFTLLMPVDFSV
- the LOC126924693 gene encoding zinc finger protein 567-like isoform X1; protein product: MGLDFYDIVFKNWEILLKIMMSKNNENGISLATPPAIHVGPIVNPGTNETISIVIPLSAQLATVTSQKIEKSCKDYTKDGKQSSNNVHSRLRNDKTKGCPYPGCTRYGRAFSRAHDLKRHIARHEMRKEKLHDYENYTMAGKQNRKESNENIANGIIDRQHMVWNDESRESKSYSCLHCKKKYTSEIKLRAHMSSHEKVLGKNVCALCGTCSRDEEELQEHMKQHTANMLEAQTVLEKSEREQPEKEDDFLLEEMLLLNKNPRRIAQPVKNNSNTASKIRCDYCSKTFKTKWTLSSHVAAHEGRFQFDCGQCGKKFVRKSHYEGHMRSHEAARPYVCEQCGKTFKELKHRREHTKRKHSTNQNAIQTLLDSISPCASDELPADEAKFTLLMPVDFSV
- the LOC126924701 gene encoding 39S ribosomal protein L39, mitochondrial; translation: MFQRCKNLCLISNIQSRYKSILLKTEAKERRNSLFEEEKKRQRSTVGRIEKIEVKYQSSVEDITLIMNKSISTPIDCAKHISEGVSKVSALAMVDGLPWDMNRPLLQSCELKLLNLLSPENKIVNAAFWRTCSFILGAVIDMAFKSDITVHLHSFPIPVIKSGSFIYDAHVDLADWKPTDQEMRALSAQYVKLINKELPIDRIEVSESLALDMFQDNPIKMSQIPEIGNSNNNKITLYRINNHIDISKGPMLGNSSLIGRCTIAAVHKVSEQENLYRFQGVALPKGILLNQYAYGILENRARKLNTTTWSSLFEEDNEEASTEIVDRN